In Caproicibacterium amylolyticum, a genomic segment contains:
- a CDS encoding Ig-like domain-containing protein: MYNTAYSAFTDALKREGKVITAYSDNASYNVIFRRNNDLNQLKNRLTIFYSADCGIHAGQMLTYGKKHFLALNQETPENDVYYKSNLIETNTTINMITNAGEVNIPVYAYDIADGLGQINNVMSVISGNMHIIAEPNSITKLLEINNQFDSCGRHWKINNIIDKDNIINLYCEVIATTPHTYTVTITANDSYHHGESAQLTAVAKQDDTVINNIPFVWTSSDTSLATVDNTGLVNFLADGSVTITATWTSQNVSGTKTIAITEPDTYSLSITADDSYTTADTPTLIANAQKNGTTDSTATITWTSSDTSIATIDSTGKVTFLAAGSVTFTATWVEQNLTATVTVSVTQPVSAGICIMTHNNGTHYLSTNILSLKEGGTAMPINALFQDGSGNTLTGLTPVWTLSDLTGITASDITLVAPVSGYPLRCTVQIARNTALINATFKLH; the protein is encoded by the coding sequence ATGTATAATACGGCTTATTCTGCCTTTACTGACGCTCTAAAGCGTGAGGGCAAGGTAATTACTGCCTATTCTGATAATGCGTCCTATAACGTTATATTCAGGCGTAATAACGACTTGAATCAATTAAAGAACCGATTGACAATATTTTATTCTGCCGATTGTGGTATTCACGCGGGACAAATGTTGACCTATGGTAAGAAACATTTTCTTGCCTTGAATCAGGAAACTCCTGAGAATGATGTATATTATAAATCTAATCTGATTGAAACCAATACAACCATTAATATGATAACCAATGCTGGCGAGGTAAATATTCCTGTCTATGCTTATGATATTGCCGATGGATTAGGACAAATTAATAATGTAATGTCAGTGATTAGCGGTAATATGCACATTATTGCAGAGCCAAATTCAATCACAAAATTATTGGAAATTAACAATCAATTTGACTCTTGTGGACGGCATTGGAAGATAAATAATATAATTGACAAGGATAATATTATCAATTTGTATTGTGAAGTTATTGCAACCACACCACATACATATACAGTTACTATTACTGCTAATGATTCCTACCATCATGGAGAATCCGCACAACTGACCGCAGTAGCAAAGCAGGATGATACAGTTATCAATAATATTCCATTTGTATGGACATCCTCTGATACATCTTTGGCAACAGTAGATAATACTGGACTTGTCAATTTCCTTGCAGATGGCAGCGTGACTATAACGGCAACATGGACAAGTCAAAACGTAAGTGGCACAAAAACAATAGCGATAACTGAACCTGATACTTATTCTCTGTCAATTACTGCCGATGATTCTTATACTACAGCAGACACCCCAACATTAATAGCCAATGCACAAAAGAATGGTACAACAGATTCTACAGCCACTATTACATGGACTTCCTCTGATACATCTATTGCAACGATTGACAGCACAGGCAAAGTAACATTCCTTGCGGCAGGTAGTGTCACCTTTACTGCTACATGGGTTGAACAAAATCTTACTGCCACAGTCACCGTTTCAGTGACACAGCCAGTTTCAGCAGGTATTTGTATTATGACACATAATAATGGCACTCATTATTTAAGCACGAATATACTTTCCCTTAAAGAGGGTGGTACTGCTATGCCAATTAATGCTTTATTCCAAGATGGCAGCGGTAACACTCTGACTGGTTTAACTCCTGTATGGACTCTTTCAGATTTAACAGGAATTACAGCGAGTGATATTACTCTAGTAGCACCTGTGAGCGGTTATCCATTGAGATGTACTGTGCAGATTGCAAGGAATACTGCATTAATTAATGCAACGTTTAAATTGCATTGA